AACTGTTGACCTCAGGTATCATGTGGGTATAGGCAACAACTGGGTGGGGTGTCAGCTAATGGTGAAAACTCCTCAGTGAACTCTCAGGTCAGTAAcaactaaagaaaaaaacatttcaaatttcaaacaCCCAAACGTAattacactaaaaaaaaaaactcctctttaacgggaagaaacctcgagcagaaccaggctcagaggtggggggtGCTTTCTGTCTGGgtacgagagagagagagagcaactaTGTAGTTGCTGTAGTTGTAGTTAtgtagttaatatatgaataatgatAACACGACtcatatcagtaaaaagtgtctgacgatccgcagcagtgattcatgaagccagagaaccacagcaggagaaccaggaccaggatccacaggaatttgagaaccacagcaggagaaccaggaccaggatccacaggaaccagagaaccacagcaggagaaccaggaccaggatccacaggaacctgagaaccacagcaggagaaccaggaccaggatccacaggaaccagagaaccacagcaggagaaccaggaccaggatccacaagaacttgagaaccacagcaggcgaaccaggaccaggatccacaggaaccagagaaccacagtagcaggaccaggatccacaggaaccagagaaccacagcagcaggaccaggaccaggatccacaggaacccgagaaccacagcagcaggaccaggaccaggacccacaggaaccagagagataagaaaagcacagaaaggctccggggaagataccaagttagtaacagacataaagagacatgaagcatcaggatggagaggaagaggaggagagaggagcccagtgcatcatggggagtccctctgcagtctaagcctatagcagcataactaggcTAAGATATGATGGAGTCTGACCATTAAGAGgtttgtaggtgaggagaaggattttaaactctattttGTTCTGGTTTTTTTGTggcagcgttctggaccagctggagagtctttaaggacttattggggcagcctgataataaggagttgcaatagtcgaacctggaagtgacaaatgcgtggaCTAAtttgataaatgataataaatgataaataatataacTTTTAGTGAGCGATATGaatcataataaataatgaCGAATTATTCAAAATGACCAATAATAGTAATAGAAACAGTGGGAGTCACAAAGGCGCATGGTGGCAGGCAGTCCACAGCAACGATCCATTAAATCCCAATAACCAAAGTACGATCAACATGCAACTTGTGAGAGGAGAAAGCACAAAAGCCTCAAGGAATACACCAAGTTACCAACATGCGTTAAAGGGACATGATGTGTACGGATTTCGAGGGGGAGAAGGAGTCCCCCTGCCACATATAGCAGCATTTGTAGCAGCTAAGCTTTGGGTTAGTCCAAAGCCTGAGGCAGCCCTAACTATGAGCTATAATTATAAGTTATAGCTAATCTATAACTATATTACTTTCTCAGAAAGGAAAGTTGCAAGCCTACTCTTAAGAGGATGTCTGTCTCCTAAACTGGAAGAAGGTTccacaggagaaaaagaaacctgaaagctctgcctttttttttttttaaatggcaaaCCATCTCCACCTTATTCAGAAGACGCCTTATCAGTAAATTGTGAGGAGAGTGAATTTGTGCATGAATTAATGGAGGAGAaagatttttaattatattctaGATTTTACAGGGAGCCAGTGCAGAAAGACTACTATTTTTCTCATCATGTGCAGCAGAATTCTGGTCCAGCCGGGGAGTCTGTGGAAAACTTGTTGAGGCAGTCTGATAATATGCAATTGCAATAATCCAGCAAGGTGGTGACAATTGTGTGGATCAGTTTTTATGTATCATTATGAGACAGGGTGTGTCTGATCTATGCAATGTTGCTTAGCCAGTCGTAAAGAAGCCTCAAACgttgttttatgtgggagttaaagcaAAGAAAGGGTGCTTCAAAGTTGAGCCAGCTCATTCTGATAACTAATTCAATTGGTCAGAGTGGAAGAGTGTAATTACTGGAGATAAAAGGGATGAGGTCAAAGCTGAAACACATCGCTGACCACTCACCAAATGCAAATTAAATCAAAGGATTAGCCAGAGGTGATGAGACGCTGCAGCTCTAATCAAAGAAATCTTGATAGTCATGGCAATTTTATCAGCCACATTGAAATATGAAACACTCACACCGTGTCCTGCTTTAGTGTGAGATCCAGGGGCgaaacaaataaatcaagcaTGGAGAGCTGAAGAAAATAAGGCAAATGTCCGTTGCATAAAGAAGTGTGActcagcagagctgcagattaCATGTGAACAGACAGCCTGTTCCCATCCTCATTCCCGGGGCGTCAACGACCGCTGCTTTGTCGCGCCTTTTCACATCTGATACGGACACACAAGGCGTCCTTCGGCATCTGTATGAGACGGCctttctgtatctgtgtgagACGCTAAAGGGCAATGCAGAGTATGACAGCAATAAAGATCTGTTGATGATGGGGAGTCCCATTCATATAACATTCTTGTttcacccaaaccatcatcttttcagtcgttttagtgcctaaacctatCCAAACTGCAACAGCCATAGCTTTATATATGAATGGCACTTGACATTCTTTCAGTACCGTCATCATAATTAAACCCTATTTTATCCTACACAGGCACTCAAAATATGTTCGGCCTAGtcttttttatatgatttttttaaaaatgtgtctgctgATGAAAATGTGCTTGTCAGTTCTTGAAATATCCAGCTTTAATAGTAGTAGTGCCAGTAGTGAAGTACTGGAGAGATATGAGATTGATaacaatcttctcatctcactttCACAGAGAACACAAATCATTTGAACtttcattattaattttataaacTTATGACCGGACTTTTTAATCTATAGTCGTTTTATCTCCTGTCGTTCATGTTTAGTTATTTCCCTGTTTGAGTTGCCTCTCCCAAGTTTTGTCCCATTTAAccttattttctaaaatgttgcAGGATCTTAATCCGTCTTTGTATGTCAAATAAGATTTATCTTCAGtataaaagaaaagtctaagtaCGTCTGAGCGGTGGTGAGAGCCTGAGGTGATAAAAGCCACGCAAGGAGGTCTTACAACACATCTGTTGTCTTTTTTGATACCTTACATTATTCTGTCTTTACCGTTCTGTGTCccaaaaacatgcagatatGTTGTGATGACTAAAACCGCAGCAGACTAATTAAGCTGCTACATTGTTAGATTCTGGTTCGGCTGTAAATCTACATTCAGTGGATCATTACTGCTTCGGTGTGACCAGAGATAATTACTACACAAGCTAAAGCCTCATAGATACAATCCACGCACTGTGGAGGGAGCATACTGTAGTTGTACACTAATTAAACAGACAAATTGCCTCATGAAAACAAtgttatttgtctttattttttatatgtagatcactttgtgactttgttctgtgaaaagtaCTATACTAAATAGACTTTACTTActtaaaacagtatttttgttCATGTCCATGTGTGCATTTCTTTAGAATTGCATTTCTTGTGGATTTGGAATTTCATTACCAACAGCTCCAAAAGCAGTGGccacaatataaaaaaatgtcacagcacAAGTATCCTCTGTTCAAAATgttaagtatcaaaagtaaaatcacttgtattattatgtattattgcCCAtcaagttggaataaaatgtttttcacctcttctcatgaaatgattgtgacaatgtgatttattcttgataaataaagtgtatatcttctcaactttattgatcaaactcttccaaacatatcacagtgaaacttaaaccacaatgaacctttgcagactgtgtattcagtGTATTTAACTAAACTGGGGGtgttgaacaattattccaactttatgggcaacagtgtataagaGATTTATATTCAACAAAAGTGACTCCTTAAAAACAATTGCAAACCGTGCACTAATGTTAACACTTGATGAGTCTCaaacattaaagggacattttcacttttcacgCTCTCCACTTCGTAGAACTGACTTATTTAGCTCAACTGCGAATAgtgtcagcaacacacacacactcacagacacacaccagcccccccccccccccccccccctcctcccagcacctctctctcttctccagctGTTGACATGGGGCAGATCCAGAGCCTCATAAATATCAGACACGCTTTTGTGACTTTCACTgcttttcctttgttttaagATATATTATGGGAATAAATGACCCAGTCACACAGTACCAGTAATGAAATAGATCAAATACCATGGGACCATAGTGCCCTCTAGTGATCACAGATAGGAGAGGCCTCTGGGAAATCAACCTATATTCAATCTACAGGTTCACCATAGTCACTccaaatttgtaaaaatgtaaaatgcttcAGTCTAGGatgtattattttatcatatcaCTAACAGACAGGAAATCCCTGTAATAATATGTAGCCTATTTACATCAGAATGCAAATTTTAAAATGCCattcaaatattgttttgtgtttaaccTTGTCTCTAGTTATTTGCATTGAGTATTAATAGATATTAATTGATAGTATAGTTCATAATATTATGATCAATCGAAGCGTTTAGCCTTTTGTTTTACTATTACCATTACTGCAGATTAAATTCTGATACTTAAAGAAGGCCTACTTAGGAAGAATATGTAACTGTTTGAAACGGTTTTGAACTGTGATCGCTCtttaataatgttttctttatgtgtgttaATGATTTATTAATGGTTTATAATTTGTTAATTTCAACCCATAGTGAATGTTCTGTAATGTTAATCAAACCTCATCTTAATAAGTTTTGGCACTTATGTGGGTGTTCCTCCACACCCAAAACTCCACCTAAACTAAACCTGATTTGCTTGTTATATAAAACTCATTCAGGCGATACCATTCATGATCTGGTTTCCTCAATAACCAAGTAATCAGCATTGATATTATCTCCAGATAATACACACTGTTGCTGTGATGTTAGTGAAGTCCCCTGTTCTATATATTAACTCCTCAGAAGCCATTTTAATTTCAATGTTGTCAATAAAGTTTCCTACAATCTTTTGACATTACAGTGTACGCATGCGCAGTACGTCTGCACTGCAGAGGACTCCCCGAGCTGACAGCACGGTGCAGGAATGTGAGTGCGTCCATATAGGACGGTGACAGACGGGTCACAGGTCGGTGTGTCGGCGGTAAACACTAGAGAACTCGGTGTTCTCTCCTTATATCTTCACAGCTTTGGAAGTAATGGCTGCAGAGCGGAAAGGACTCCGTTTAACCCGCTGAGGACATAACTTGCTCCGGTCGCTTGTCGCTATGGCCTCTTATACCGTCACTTCGGTGGCTCGGAGTATAGACAAGCATCGGAAGTCCTTGTCGCTGCTCTTCTACCGGGCTGTGCGGGACCTGAAGCCGGTGTGGATGCTGGAGGACATGCGGACGATGGAGGCTTTTTACCAGGAGGGGGACGCCAGCCAGAGAATTTACACCCCGTCGGAGGCGCTGCTCTACGCTATCGTTCACGACCACCAGGCGTATGCCGAGTATCTGCTCAGCCGGTACACCGACGAAGCACTAGCGAAGCCCGGGGAACGCTTCTGCTGCTGCCCGTCCTCTGCCCCGCACCTGGCCATGTCCGTCCGCTACGACAGGCGCTACATTCTCGGCCTCATCTTGCAGGAGACCCACCGGGTACCCAGCACGCCCCCCTACGCGGACCGAGCCGGGTGTTTTCACATGGAGGACGGGAGGACCCCTTTACATCTGGCCTGTGAGCTGCTGCGGCCCGAGACGGTCATCATGCTGCTGGGGAACGGTGCGTCCCCGCACGCCCAGGACCACGACGGCTTGACCCCGCTGGATGTGATTCTGGAGAAGCTCAGGGACACCAAGGAGGTGACCGGCGGGGAGAGGAGGCAGTGTCTCGACAACCTGCTCATGTTCATGCCAAAGGTTCACTTTAAAATGAAGGGAGTTTTGAGCAGAGAGCCGGAGCGCTGGGGGCCGGTGCTGGGAGAGGAGATGTACGGGTACCTGACGGGAAGGAGCCCGGCGCCGCTGGTTCTCACTGCCATGCAGACTATCCTGAGGCAGCTGAGCCCTGCCACCTTCCCGGATAGCCTGCACGAGTTGcccatcccctcctctctcaaACCGCCGGGTCTGCCCATGACCCAGCGGGACAGGCAGAGGGTGATACAGCATTAGTGTGACATGAGGGATGGCCCACTGTATGCAAACCGTTACATTTtagcatggtgtgtgtgtgtgtgtgtgtgtgtgtgtgtgtgtgtgtgtgtgtgtgtgagtttgaagAGCCTCTATGGTAACACTAAATTACAGGGCTGAACAAATAAACACCACAGTCAGGGATCCAAATGAATGAAGCTTATCAAAAGATGTGTCTTTTATTCCACTGATTGAATTAACAGCTGACAGCTGGAGGTGGACTGGAGGCATTTTGCAGGGCATCCGGCAGTGAGAAGATTAGAGAATAAACAGCCATAATCTTGAACTTTTTGCCCACATTCAAGGCATTAATaacctgtttgtttgtctaaCCTCATTCTAAAGTGTTActtactaatactactgctattGAAGCCACTGTATCATATCAGAGACGTAGACCAGCAGTGATGACAGTCTACACGAACTGTattattgtttgattttaatttatttgggCTGTTGTTGTATTTAACAGTAAGAAAGCGATCTCATAGATCACTGGAAAAGAAGTCAGTTGACTTGAAAACTCTTTGGATGactgattatttttaaaataaataaggATCCAAGATGATGATCTCATTCTGTCTTTCCTGATTCAGTGAATTATTACTACAGTTTCTCCACAGTAAATGAAACCAAACCCGGGACACACTGTTGTGTATAATTGTTTATGCTTGACATCTTGGTCCAGATTTTTCTAGACATTTCAACCCCACCCACAGTCTCACAACCACTGAGGAAGCGAATACAATAGAATCTCCAGAGGGTTTTATTCTAACCCCGTTGTCCATCGTATCCTAATAACTTAATTATAACTTTGGCACaccagaaataaaacacatttctgtgagTTATTAGACTGAGTTAATAGTATTAAGTTGAAAAACAGTAGTTCATCTTTTGGGGAATTTCATTGAACTGCTCCATTTAAATCCAAGTAAATGTtctttgtaatttttaattattagaaACTGTATTCTCCATATGCCGAATATTGAATTGTGCGTATCTGTAAGTATGAGCCCTGGGCAGTTTCTTTCTTGCTCAGCTGATAATTCAGTTTCAATTTCATTTCTACTTCTACTCTGCAATAATCCAGTCCGTTCTCTGCACATGCATCACGATCTGGTTTAACCACCAAACACGCCAGGGACATACCAAGAACAGTTTCTACCCACAGGCCATCACGCCGAGGAACTGGTAAATCAGTCATACGGTGCCAGAATAAATGCAAGGCTACGCCCACAGCCATTTCATGGAAATTGTAGgtttacaataataatgatgataaatgatgataaaaaagaaCTCATTTGTTTGtgactgaaatgtgtctgtgtcaaACTGTGTAACTAACCTCTCATTCATACTGCTTTTGATCCATTCATCAAAGTAGCCAACTTTTGCTTTAATGACAGTTGTGTTTACTCCATACTAAATATTACTGCACATGTTCCTTCATAGGTTTGACGTCTTActgaaaatagagaaaaaccattgaatgagaggATGTGTAAAAACTTGTGACTGGTACTGtgcctatacacacacacacacacacacaaggtggaGGACAATGTTTGTGTGGGTCAACTGCCCTTGCGGAAATGAGTAGCGAGGGTAAACATGCATGGAGAGTTGAATAGACGACAAGCACGCATCCTGAGGTGAAAATAAGGGAAACCTATCTGCAAATCCTTGGATAACGACCTTGGCGAGCAGAATGAGGTGTGTATAGGACGTTTCTACGGCGCTTGAGGAATGGTGGGggatgacaaaaataaaaagttgtgAAGCATCGTACAAACATAGCAACAATGAGGTCAGTTTAGGTCAACCTAAATTCCCACAGATTGATGAAGTTCACAATTAGACCCGCTGATTTAACAACCAGCAACTTGTGCCCACGAAGCAGTAACGGGACATTCCAAAGACGGTGTCATGGCAGGTGAAGCAAAGGTGTAAAATTTGGAGTTGgcatattttttttcagaaacatcTCCAATCAAGTACACTACAGTGATCTTTCATTTCACAGCGACTACGtacagttgtggtcaaaagtttacatacacttgtaaagaacataatgtcatggctctcttgagtttccagttatttctacaACTCAGATTTTTCTCCGATAGAGTGATTGGAACAGatacttctttgtcacaaaaaacactcatgaagtttggttcttttatgactttattatggGTTAACAGATAAAGTGACCAAATCTGCtgggtcaaaaatatacatacagcatTGCTAATATTTGGTTACATGTCCCTTGGCCATTTTCACTTCAATTAGACGCTTTTGGTAGCCATCCACATGCTTCTGGTTGAATCTTTGACCACTCCTCTTGACAGAATTGGTGCAGTTCAGTTAAATTTGTTGGCTTTCTGACATGGACTTGTTTCTTCAGCATTGTCCACATGTTCTCAATAGCCTCCTTGGCTCCAAGTGACTTTCCTGACTTGTTCAAGTCAATGATTCGCTTTTTAAGATCCGTTCTGAGCTCCTTTGACTTTCCCATTGTAGCGTTTGTGGGCGTTTGTATCCAATGAGTCCTATTTAAATGGCCTCAGAGAAGTCACCAGCTGTAGTCACTCATAATCACTCACAAGAAGTTAAGAGGCCATGCTATGAAGCTCATTTCATTGACACAACTTTCTAAGTCGCCAAAATTGCTAATTcatgttgctgtatgtatatttttgacccaGCAGATTTGGTCACTTTATCTGTTAACCCATAATAAAGTCAGaaaagaaccaaacttcatgaatgctttttgtgacaaagaagtatctgttccaatcactctatcagagaaaaatcagagttgtagaaataactggaaactcaagagagccaagacattatgttctttacaagtgtatgtaaacttttgaccacaactgtaCGTGTATCTCACTCAGCAAAGAAAAGGTAACTGGTCACTGAATTATCAATGAGAAGAACTGCCAGCTCCATGTTAAAGTCCTGTTTCTGATTCACACTGAAAATTGCAAACCATCAcattatttaactttaattcATTACAACAAAGACAGCTCAAGGTCACAGGGCCACCAACTCTCACACACTGACCCTGAAGCTCACTCTCATGCCCCACATCCATTTTCTCGCTCACACATTGAAACGCCACTCTGGAACAGATAATGTGTCAGTCTTGACTGCGCAGCCACAGTCACACTGCGTtatcagcacacagacagacggctGCCCTGAGTGTCTGTGACACTCCACGCCACGACAGATTGCCTGTGTGTCAGATGTCAGCGTCACTCCGCTATGAGTAGCTACAACTAAGTTAAATCGAAGCCTCTAGACCCTCGTACAAATCCTGTAACACAAATTGGATTCACTGGATCCTGTACAGCTCATACAGCTCTGTGCAGAAACTGGTCCAGC
Above is a genomic segment from Pempheris klunzingeri isolate RE-2024b chromosome 18, fPemKlu1.hap1, whole genome shotgun sequence containing:
- the LOC139217966 gene encoding ankyrin repeat domain-containing protein 9, with the translated sequence MASYTVTSVARSIDKHRKSLSLLFYRAVRDLKPVWMLEDMRTMEAFYQEGDASQRIYTPSEALLYAIVHDHQAYAEYLLSRYTDEALAKPGERFCCCPSSAPHLAMSVRYDRRYILGLILQETHRVPSTPPYADRAGCFHMEDGRTPLHLACELLRPETVIMLLGNGASPHAQDHDGLTPLDVILEKLRDTKEVTGGERRQCLDNLLMFMPKVHFKMKGVLSREPERWGPVLGEEMYGYLTGRSPAPLVLTAMQTILRQLSPATFPDSLHELPIPSSLKPPGLPMTQRDRQRVIQH